The nucleotide window GTTTGAGAATGGGGAAAAGCTGGCCCGGCACGCCATTTTCGTGCATCCGCACCAGCACCAGCGCGCCAGCTTCGCCGAGCAGTTGGGCTGCCGCCTCACCAGCAAGGGCGCCATCTGGATTGACAAGCACGTGCAAACCAGCGTCAGGGGCTGTATGCCGCCGGCGACATCACCCCCGGCCCCAGAAAGCCATACTGGCTGCTGCCGAAGGAACCCAGGCAGCTATTGCCATGCACGAAGCCCTGACCCGGGAGGAGTGCCCTAAGTAGCATTTGGGTCTTTAGCTGCGACAACCTGCTACTACAGAAAAAGCCCGCCGGTGCTGTACCGACGGGCTTCTTTATAGCTAATTGCGCTAGTTGACTAGTTCAACAGGCCAACCGAGTGTGCCTTCATGATTTGACGAGCCTGGGCCAGGTTCGTATCACGCGAGTTAACGGCCAGATAGATGAACATGCCTCCGTCGCTCGAAAGCTTCAGCAGGTGCAGCTGGTCGGTGAGGGTCAGCAGAATGTCCTGCACTTTCTGGTTGAGCTTCAAGGCCTGAATTGCCTTCAGTTTTGCCTTTACTACTTCCGTATTGTATGCGGCAGCCGTTTCGATATCGAAGTCGGCAATGTTAGCGTGCGAAGCCAGCGGCATGCCGGTTTCAGTTTCTACGACAGCAACAGCCAGCAGCGTTGGGAGCTCGGCCAGGATATCTTGAACGGTTTGTTTGGGACTAGGCATGTTAAAATGAGCGTGTGAAGTAAAGAGTGTTTATGTTGAAAAGTTATGTTAGACCGTGTGACGGCGCATGATTTCTTTGGCAATTCCCAGGTTTGCATCGGCCATACGCACGGCCAGAAAGCAATACCATTTCCCGTCGTTCAGGGGGCGTATGTGGTGAAGCTGGTCTTCCAAGATGACCGACACATCCGTCAGCGGCCCACCCGCCCAGATTTTGGTCGCCACCGCCTCTTCCATCGTGCGTAGCAGCTTGGCATGCCGCAGGCTGATATGGTTGGGGTTGTAGGCGCTGTTGGTCGTATAAAAGGCTAGTACCTTGCCTGAGTTCGTGTCGACGACGCAGCTCATGAGTAGATCCGGAATATCTGCCAGCAGGCCTTCCAGTACTTTTTGAGCGCGCATCCCGCTTTCATCGGCTACCCCTACAGTGACTTTCTTTAACTGAAGACGATTGAAGAACGGAATATTCATTGGGTGAAAATCGAAGCGCTGGGCTCCGGCAGCCTATAAGGGCTACTAACGGAATGCCCAGGACTTCGTGCGGGGTAAAGAGTTCTAAATTGGCAAGTCGCGGCCAACTGGGCATTGGCAGCTGAAAAGTAAGGTCAAAACACTTGGGTACGGCCTATAGCCCAAAAAACTCTTTAGAAAGCCAGAGTGGCGGCCTTCTAAAGAGCTTAGTGCAACCAAGTTTGGTAGCTGATACAAACCAAGAGAGATTTTGTTATCAGCTTTCTTTCTTACTCGACTTAACCAATAAATAAAGTTCTTTTGATCAGATAGTTACTGACCTAAAGAACTTTAGAAACGCCACCAGCGGCGCTTCTGCACCTTCGCTACTGCGTCGTCGGTGCGGGGCAGCAGGGTCACGTTCTGCACGCTGCGGCCTTTTACCTGTACCTCATCTTCGGTGTAGCCACCGTAGCCAAACTGCAGCTGGGAAGTCTGGTTGGCGGGCACCAGCATCGAGTAGGTTCCCTGTGCGTTGGTCGTTACGCCACGGCCACTGGTCTTATCCAAAACAGTGGCTCCAATCAGTGGACGACCATTCTCGTCCAAAATTCGGCCGCTTACCACAGCCATTTTCTTGGCAGCAGCCGCTTCAGCAGCCACCGAAATCATTTCTTCGCTGGGCGCAGCAATAGTTGTCGTAGGTACGCCAATACGCTCCTCAGTAGGCAGGTTGGTTCCGGCCAGCACGGCGCCGCTGATTAAAGCACCTACCAGCACGATAGAGCCGGCCCGGCGACGGAAACGCACGGGCTCGGTGCGCATCAGGTGAAACTGGTGCTGCAGCCAGCCTACAGGACGTACGCTGTGGCCACTGGCACGCATCGTGTGAAAACGTTTTAGCGCCTCATCACCAGCGTTAGGATTAGCCTTGAGATACGCGTCAACTAGCTCCGCATTGCTCACCGACAGGTCTCCCCGCAGGTAGGCATCTCGATAGGTAGGAAGCAATTCCCCTGTGACAGGGTGGAATGGGTAAGCGGTTAAAGCCATTGTTGTAAGATAAAGGTGTGTAAACGAGAGCGGATATACGTCAGCTTTTGACTAACGATAGGCCAAGATTCACTCTAAATAATCCTAATACCAATGGTATTCGATAAAGGTTATTATTTTATATATAAAGGTGCATTTATGGGCGATGAAAGTTCTGGGCTATTTTTTCTCTCAAAAGCCAAACAAAAAGCCTAGTTTTCAATACCGGATAAGTACAAGCTCGACAGTAAAACACCAGTTTACAGGCATTTTACCGGGGTATGGTCATGATAGAGGCTTACTTAGCTAACCGGAATCCTAAGAATTCGGGAAAGCCATACCCCAAGTGAGTGGTAAAGGCCCTATCTTAAGGGAACCTTGTGGTGTGCACTGCCGGAACGCAATAGGAAGGAGCAATTATTTCGTCAATAATTGCATTACTTCTGCCGACTACTTGTACTATATTGGGTAACCCTCATAGCTGACCTTTCTCACTCTATTGCCCGATTCGCCTCCAGTGTAGTTTATGAAGCATACGTACGCGCTGTTTATCCTATTAGTAGTCGTGGCCTTACCCGCCCAGGCGCAGCGCATAGTATTTACCGGCCGAATTACGGAGGCCGCTACGGGGCAGCCCGTTCCTTTTGCCTCTCTGTTTGTGCCGGGAACTACCAGCGGCATGACGGCCGACGCGGAAGGACGCTACCAGCTTACTGTTACTCAACCCATCGATACGCTGGCGGCCTCCGCGCTGGGCTTTAAGGCCCTGAAAAAGGCCGTCACGCAGCAAACCCAGCAAACGGTGAACTTCGCCCTGGGTGCGGGGGCCGTTACGCTCGGTGAAGTAACAGTGCGGCCCACCGAGAACCCCGCCTACGTGATTCTGCGGCGGGTGCAGGCCCACAAAAACCAGAACGACAAGCGCCAGCTGCAGGCCTTTGAGTACGACAGCTACAACCGGATTCAAACTACGATAACCGACCTGCCCGACCGCCTGGCCAAGCGCAAGGTGGTGCGCGATATGCTGGCCCTGTCCGACAGCATGAGCAAGGGCGCCCCCGCCGGGCCAGGCAAAAATCTGCCGTTTTTTGCCTCGGAGCTGCAGTCCCGCCTGTACGTGAAGAACCACCCGATTCGGCGGCGGGAGGAAATCCGGCAGCGGCAGATGCGCGGCATCGGGCCCCGGGAAGGCTCGGTGGCTTCCCAGATTCTGGGCTCCTCGTTCCAGGATTACAACTTCTACCCCAACTGGCAGAATATCATGGGCAAGGATTTCATCTCGCCCATTGCCGAGGGGTGGAAGCTGGCCTATGAGTATGAGCTACAGGATTCCATGTTCGTGGGCCAGGATTGGTGCTATCAATTAGCCGTGAAGCCCCGCCGCCCCAAGACCTGGCCTTCGTGGGTACCATCTGGATTACGGCCGATACTTACGCCCTGCGCAAGCTCAACTTGACCAAAAGCCCGGAGGCTAACATCAACTTCGTTAGCGAAATCCGAATTTACCAGGAACTGACCCCGCCCGCGGAAGGCGCCGGCCTGCCCAAAGTAACGCGCGTGACGGTTGCCATTAAGCCCTCCGACAACCAGGCCGGGATAATGGCGAATTTCAATACCATCAACTCCAACTTTGAGCGCAACCACGAGCGGAACATAGCTTTCTACGATAATGCCCTCGACACGGCACCCAATGCCAGCCAGCTGCCCAAAGACTACTTCGATAAAAACCGCCCCGACTCGCTGAGCCTGGCCGACCAGACTTCCTTGGCCGTGCTCGACTCGGTGCGGGAGCTACCTAGCGTGCGCTCGGTGCTGGACCTAGCCGATGTGCTGGTGAACGGTTACAAGCGTGTGGGCCGCCTCGAACTGGGCCCCATCCTGTCGACCTACGGCTTCAACGATATTGAGGGCCACCGGCTGCGCTTCGGCTTCCGGACCACACCCGAGCTGAGCCGCGACTGGCTGGTGCGGGCCTACGCGGCCTACGGCTTCGGCGACGGACGGCTTAAGTACGGCATGCGCGTTAACCGCATCATCGAGCGGCAGCACTGGACGGTGCTCGGGGCCGAATACCGCCACGACCTCGACCAGGTAGCTTTGCTCGACAATGAGTTTGGGCAGGAAAACCCACTGTTTGATGCCGCAGCCCGCATCGGCCGTATCCGCGGAAGCCGCCCACTGATGCGCGACGTATCGGGCCTTTCCCTGCAAACGGATATTGTGCGGGGCTTCATTCAGAAGGTTATTGTGCGCCACCAGCGCTTTACGCCGCTGTATAATTTTGCCTACTACAACACCGACCGCCGGGTGCCCGGCGCGCCCACGGCCGCCAACATCACCTTGTCGGAGCTAATCTTGGAGTCGCGCTACGCGCACGACGAAGTGCTGGTGGAAACCGAAAACCGGCGTCGGGCCATTGGCCTGATGCGGTGGCCGGTCTTCATCTTTCGCTACACCTTGGGCGCCAATCACCTGCTTGGCAGCGACTTCAAGTACCAAAAGTTTGCCTTCATTACCACTCAAAGCGTGCAGGTTGGCATCTTCGGCCGCGCCGACTATCGGGTAGAAGCCGGCTATATTCCCAGCACGGTGCCCTACCCTATCCTTAAAACGCACATGGGCAACCAGTCGCCGTTTTATAATGCGTCGGCGTTTAACCTGATGCGCTACTTCGAGTTTGTCAGCGACCGGTATGCTTCTGTGCGGGTCGAGGACCACTTCGAGGGTTTGCTGGTAAACAGCTTGCCGCTGCTCCGTAAGCTCAACTGGCGCCTGCTGGCTACCGGCAATGTGTTGTTTGGGGGCGTAAGCGAGGCCAACCGCAGCCTGACCCCGCCGCGCCACCCCGACACGGATGAGCCGCTGCAAACCTTCCGGGCGCTGGATCATGGGCCGTATGCCGAGGTGGGCTACGGCGTGGAAAACATCTTCAAAGTTGCCCGGGTCGACTTTATCCACCGCCTGACCTACCGTGATTTGCCCGAGGCCCGCAACTTCGGCGTCAAGCTCAGCCTGCAGTTTAGACTGTAACAACCTTTTCGCTTCCGGCTCCGCCACATACCCCAACGCCCCGACAACCAATGGTTGCCGGGCGTTCACTTACGTAGTTGGCCTACTTCCTAGCGCTTGTTGCGCAGGGAAAAGTGGTTGAAAGCCACAGTGGAAGTGGCCGGGCCCTGGGCCAGCAGCGCAATACGGATACCCCGGTCCCATGGCGGCAGGTACGTACCGTTGATAGCAAAGCTTTCGGTGGGCATGGCAATCCAGGTGAGGCCGTCGGCGCTGTAGCTGAAGCGGTAGCGCTGCCCGCCCCATACCTCCAGGCGCAACGACAGGTTTTTGCAGCTCTCTACCGCAATCTTGGTCAGGCACTCCTGTTTGCCACCCTTCACGTGCCAGAGCTGCAGGCTTTGGTCGCCGGCCATCAAAGACAGCGTGTTGGCATGGTCGCCGATGGCACCGATACCGGCAAAGGTACCGGGCGCGAGGTTGGCAAAATCCAGGGTGGTAACGGCCTTGTAGGTGGCCGCAAACGTGCGCTGGGCTACCATGGCACCCAGGCCTACCGGGCTGGCCGTGAGCAGCAGCTGCCCGTCGCTGACGCCGGCTTCGGGCTGCTCACCCACCGGCCACTGCCAGGTTTGAGCCAACTGGTTGCTAGTGAAGTTGTCGGTCACGTTGAGCACGCTCAGGTCGGGCAGCGGGGCGGCCTGGGGGCTGCGGCCGTCGAATTCGGGCCAGCCTTCGGCATTCCAGGTAAACTCGCTCAGGATGCCCTGGCGGCCCACAAACTCGTGGCTGTCGGTGTAATACGCGTGGTGGAGCAGGAACCAGCGGCCTTCGTATTCGGCTACGGTGCCGTGACCGGGGCACTTCCAGGTTTTGTTCTTATCGAGAATCGGGTTCTGGGGGCACTTCTCCCAGGGCCCCAGCAGGCTCTTAGCCCGGGCCACGCCAGTGGCGTAGTTGCAGCACTTGCCGCAGCAGCCGTTGCCGGCGTAGAACATGTAGAAGTACTCGTCGTGGCGCACGATGGCCGAGCCTTCCACCAGACAGCCTTCCCACTTCTCGGTATTGCGGAACAGCTCCACCTTCTTGCCGACCAAACCCATGCGCTTTTCATTGATGCGCTGGGCCCAGATGGGCGTGGGCTTTTTCTTACTATTGCCGTCCTCTTTCCACACCAGGTACAGGTCGCCGTGCTCGTCGCGCACGGGGAAGCCGTCGATGGAGCCTAGGCGCTGGCCTACCAAGGGACCGTGGTCGGTGTAGGGGCCTTCGGGCTGGTCGGCACTGGCTACGGCTACGCACAGCGGGCCGTTTTTCTTGCGGGCCGTGTAGTAGATGAAGGTTTTGCCGCCCTCGTAGAAAATCTCCGGAGCCCAGAAGTTAGCGTCGCACCAATCGGGCAGCTGGCCGGGAAACACGTGCGTCACCAGCTCCCAGTCGACCAGGTTGTCGGACTTGAACATAGGAAACACAGGGCCCCACTCAGCCGACGTAGCACTGGCCCAGTACGTATTGCCGATTTTGGCAATGGTCGGGTCCGGGAAGTCGCCGGGCAAGACGATGTTGGCGTAGTTGGTAGGCTTCGCCTCGACGGGAGGAGCCACAGTGGGGGTAGAATCGACCAACGGCGCGTCAACGGCGGCGTAATCAGTCGAGGAATCTACAGTGGGCACCAAGTCGAAGGAAGGTGCGCTTTCGAAGTCGAACGACACAATAGGAAGAAGAAAGAGTGGGAAACGAACAGAGGTTTTCGGGGGCGGAGCCAGCCACGGGGCTAGTACCAAAACGCTACGCAACTCGCCGGCACTTTCGGGATTTGCTCTTTAAAAAGGCAACAAAGGGGGGATTTCTGAAACCAGCTTAACGCAACAATCCGAAAGGTACTACTTTACTTTTATTCGCAAGCAAACAAGTGTATTTTTTTGATACAACCCAGTAGGCTTTTTTGGTTTGGCCTTTTTTCAAAAACGGCTTTTAGCAAAGAGTCCTCGCAACGCAAAAGCAGTGAAAACTGGTTCAATTCATGGCAAATCCTTTGTTAGAACCCGCGCAGCAGTACCCTCGGCATGCAGCATAATTCGGGCCATACTTGCTAAAAGGCAGGTTAAGATTTCGGCATAAATATGATTTAAATAATAATTCCCTGAAGCCAGCAAAGAATATCCAGCGAGGGACCTAGCAAAGGGCGCCGGACAAGGCCAAGATGTTGTACATCACTCTTTTCGGAGCTCAACCGCAAACTACGTGGTGGGCGGCTTCGGCTAAAGTCGGCCAGGGTTCGTAAAATAGCCGGCCGTTTGGTTCTACCCGGCGCTCTGCTTTCTCAGCCACCCTCATAGCTACCTTCCCGCTTATGCTAGCCCACGATATTGCCGCTGCTTTTCACCAGCGCTTCGGCACCGACCCTTTGCTGGTGCGCGCCCCCGGCCGCATCAACCTGATTGGGGAACACACCGACTACAACGCCGGCTACGTGCTGCCCGCGGCCATCGACAAGGAAATGTACTTCGCCGTAGCCCTGAATCAGCAGCACACCATCCGGCTGCACGCCTACGACCTGAACCAGTCGGAGGAAGTGGCCGTCGACGCCGTGGCGCCCAGCGAAACTCAATGGGCCAACTACCTGCTGGGCGTAGTGGCCCAGCTTCAGCAGCGCGGAGTGCAGGTACCGGGTTTCGACTGTGTCTTCGGGGGTACGGTTCCGGCCGGGGCGGGCTTGTCGTCGTCGGCAGCCGTGGAGTGCGGAATGCTGTTTGCCCTTAATACGCTGCTGCAGGCTCAGCTGGAGCCCATGCAGATAGCTAAGCTGGGGCAGGCCGCGGAGCACGAGTACGCCAAGGTGATGTGCGGCTTGATGGATCAGTTTGCCAGCGTGTTTGGCCAAGCCGGGCAGGTAGTGCGCCTGGACTGCCGCTCCCTAGACTATGAATACTTCCCCTTTGACACCACTGCCTGCCGTATCGTGCTGTGCAATTCGGGCGTGAAGCACAGCTTGGCTAGCTCGGAGTACAACACCCGCCGCCAGGAGTGCGAGCAGGGCGTGGCCGTGCTGCGGCGGCATTATCCCGAGGTTCAGACGCTGCGCGACGTGACGCTGGAACAGCTGGAGGCCCACCGCGACGAGCTGGGCCCGGTGGTATACCGGCGCTGCAGCTACGTGGTGGAGGAAAACCAGCGCGTAATAGAAACCTGCCGCCTGTTGACGCAAAATGATCTGAGCGGCGTGGGTCAGCAGATGTACGCCTCGCACGCCGGACTAAGTGAAAAGTACGAAGTGAGCTGCAAGGAGCTTGATGTATTGGTAGAAATCGCCCAGACGACGCCGGGTGTGTACGGCTCCCGCATGATGGGCGGCGGCTTCGGCGGCTGTACCATCAATCTGGTAGCCACGGAGCAGGTAGCCGACTTCGTGCAGCATATGAAGACGCAGTATCAGCAGCAGCTGGGCCTGCCGTTGGAAACCTACGAGGCGACTATCGTGGACGGCGTCGGGCTGTTTACGGACAAGTAATTCCGCTAATAAAGGAAAAGCCGCCCGCCGAGAACTACTCGACGGGCGGCTTTTTGGTGTAGTACAAAGTTTGAATCAGCTAACAGCAGGGCGGCTACCCTTCAAGCCATACCAGAGGATGTAGAGGTAGCAGAGCACGGGCAGCAGAAAGGCCAGACGTAAGGCATGCACCCCGCCGCCCCCGCTCTGGCTGTCGGCAAGCAGGCCGAAGAGCGGCGGAATAAGGGCCCCGCCCACGATGGCGGCCGAGAGCAGGCCCGAGGCATCCTCCGTGTGCCGCCCCAGCCCGGCTACGGCCAGCGTGAAGATGACCGGGAACATCACCGCATTCATCAAGCCCACGGCCAGCAAGCTCCACATGGCCACGGCCCCGCTGGTGTTGATGGAGAGGAGCACGAGCAGCACCGCGCCCACGGCCGTGACGGCCAGCACCCGCCCGGGCCGCACGGCCCGCAGCACGAAAATGCCGGCAAAGCGGCCCAGCATGGCCGCCCCCCAGTAGAAGGCCACCTGCTCGCCCGCGTCGCGGGCGGCCATGCCCATCACTTCGGGCTGGCCCAGGTAGCTGACGATGTGCGAGCCAATGGCCACCTCGGCCCCCACGTAGGCAAAGATGCCCACCAGGCCCAGCACCAGGTGGCGGAAATGCCAGGCCCGCTGCGTGTCGCCGGCCGGGGCCGGGGCATGGGCAATCTGGGGCAGCTTGAGGAAGGCCAGCAGCAGGCTGATGAGCACCAGTACGGCGGCAATGCCCAGGTAGAGGTACTGCACCGACGTGATGTCCAGGGCCGCCGTCTGGGCCGGGGTGAGCTGGCTCAGGTCGGGCAGGTGGGAGAGAATCAGGCGCGCGCCCAGCACGGGGGCAATGGTGGTGGCCAGCGAGTTGAAGGCCTGCGTGAGCGTGAGCCGGGAGGAGGCCGTGTGCGGCGGGCCCAGGATGGCCACGTAGGGGTTGCCAGCCACCTGCAGGGTCACCACGCCGGTGGCCAGCACGAACAGGGCGCCCAGGAACAGGGCAAAGGTGCGGCTCTCGGCGGCGGGGAAGAACAGGCAGCAGCCGGCGGCGGCAATGAGGAAGCCCACGAGCATGCCGCCCTTGTAGCCCAGGCGCTTGACGAGCCAGCCGGCGGGCACGCCCATGACCAGGTAGGCGCCGAAGAAGCAGAAGTTGACCAGGTTGACCTTGGCGTAGCTGAGCGTGAAGAGGCCCTTGAGGTAGGGAATCAGGATGTCATTGAGACAGGTGATAAAGCCCATCATGAAGAACAGCACCGTCAGCGAGGCCAGCGCCGACGTGTAGCGCGGCGTCGGCTGGTCGGCTTCGGTAGCGGCAGACGCACCTACAGAGGAAGGAGCAACAAGAGCCATAGCAAAGTGAATGAGGGGTTCGAGAAGCTAATAGGAGGCGTTTATAACACAAAAAGAGGCCGGTCCGCTCTCCTAACCATTGCGGAACCGGCCTCTGAGCCACGGCGCCTGTCTGCATGAGCAGGCGGGCGTGGTACTTGCGGGGAAACTTAGTAAACGATGCTGAAGGCGCGGCTCACGGCGCAGTTGCCGACCTTCGGGCAGTTCTTACTTGTACTGGTAGTAGCGCACGTAGTCGACCTGCATCTGCTGCGGGAAGGTCGTGTTGGGCGTTGGGTCGCCGTCGAACATACCACCTACGGCCACGTTCAAAATCACGAAGAACGGGTTGTTGAAGGGCCACGGGTTGCCGTTGACGTCACCCGGGGTGAAGGTGTAGTAGGGCTGCGAGGCTCCGTCCAGATAGAAGCGAAGCATATCCTTGCTGCGCACCACGCTGAAGACGTGGAATTCGTCGGTGATGTCGTAGCCCAGGACCTGGGTTTTGCCCTTGTACTCACGGTTGCCCGCATTGTTAGCATAGTGCATGGTCGACAGAAACTCCTGGGGCTGGCTGCCGCGCAGTTCCATAATGTCAATTTCTCCGCACTTGGGCCAGTTGTTCTTGTCGATGTCGGTACCCAGCATCCAGATGGCCGGCCAAATACCTTTGCCTTTGGGCAGCTTGGCTCGCACGTCGATGCGGCCGTACTGAAAGCTTTGCTTGCCCTTGGTAATCAGGCGGCCCGAGGTATAGGCATTGTTACCCGACTGCTGCCGGCGAGCCTGAATGAAGAGGTTGCCCCCGCTCAGGTACACGTTGTCGTTCGAGTTGGTGTAGGCCTGCAGTTCGTTGTTGCCCCAGCCGCCACCGCCCAGCTCATATACCCACTTGCTTTGATCCAGGGCACCGCCGTCAAACTCGTCGCTCCACACCAGATTGGTATACTGGCCGTAGTCCTTGGCTTCCTCGTTAACAACCGGCGTGGGTGGTATTACCACTGGCGCGGGTACGTTCTTGGTTTTGGTTTCGGTACAGCCCAGCAGGCTCAAAGTCAGCAGAACGCTGAGGCCAAACTGGGTGCTGCGCTGGATGGACAGGGAGGGGAATTTCATGAACTCAGGGTAAGAACTACCGCCGGGCACCGGTGCCCGGTTGGTTGGCAATCATCGTAACTGTACTTGCGCCCTTTCCGGGGCCATTCTTTTGCGGGAGGCTCCAAGCCCGGAGCCAGCGGGGGTCGGCTCCGGGCAGGTTTCCTTAAAGGTACCGTGCGCTCAACAAAGGAGCCTGGTAAAAATTCACCTCTCCCCTACTTAGGGCTTTACAACCATTTTGATGGTAAACACGGTGCCGCCATTCAGGCCGCTGCCGGCCCGAACCGTCATCTTTTTATCGGTGATTTCCAGAATGCGGTATACCTGCTCCGTGGGCGAAGCATCGGTAGCACCAATAAAGGCCCCGGGCCGCGAGAGGATAAACTGGGCCAGGCCTGCGCCGGCAGCCGGACCGAAGACGAAGGGTGAAGTACCGGTTTCGGGAGATTTGCAGACGTAGCCAGCACCGGCCGAGAAGGTTTCAGCCTTGGCGTTGTAGCTGAGCGTATTGTTGACGGAGAAGGTGTATTCATCATCCGACTGGCAAGCGGGCAGCTCACCGGGCTTCACACCGGCGAAGTACTCCAGCGGGTTGGCTTCGGTACCAACGGTGATGGGCGCATCGGCCTGGTTATCCAGCATCCAGGTTCTCGACGAGCCACCAGTCAGCAGCTGCTTGTAGGGAGCCGTGGCGTCATAGGGCATCAGCGTCACGATGGTGCGGGTGCCGTCGGGGTTGGTGCCGCGCAGGCGCAGCTTGGTGTCGGTAGCTTCCAGAATATCGTAGGTCTTGTTTACCACCGAGTCGGCCAGGCCGATAAAGGACTTGTTGCCCTTCAGGATAATCTGGGGGTTGCCGTTGTTGGGCCGGAACACGAAGCTGCCCGTGTTGTTGCGCGAGCTGCCACAGGCACCGTTCTGGTAGGTCTTGCCGGCACTTTCGTAGTTGAGCGTGTAGGCGTTGCTAAACGAGAACTGGTCGTCGAGCTGGCAGGCTTCCAAAGTAGTCGAGGACGAAATCTGGTTGCCGCCCGCGTCCTGCTTGACAACGGCGCCGGGCGCATTCGACAAAGACCACACCTTAACCCCACCCGCGGTGCAGCCCACAAGGTTGCTGAAAGCCGATATGGTGCAGGCATCGGGGATGGTCACGGTCTGCTTCGAGGAAATGCCCGTGCCGCCGCGGCCTGAGGTCAGCAGTTCCACTTCGTATTTGCCGGGCCGGGGGTAAGTGTGCTGGGCTTTTTCGCCGCTCCCGATGGAGTTGTCGCCAAAGTTCCACTGGTACACGAAGCCGTCCTTGGACGTGCTGGTGAAATCAACGACGGTAGGAAACTCGGTGGTATTAGCCTGGAAGGTAAAGTTGGCCTGGGGCACGGCGCCCTCCAGCTCAAAATCTTTGGCGTCTTTCTCGCAGGAAGCCAGCAGCAACGGGGCTGCCAGCAAACTCAGCGTGGCCAAACGGAATATATTTTTCATGGGAAGTCAGTGGAAATTTTCGGTGGGAGGCATCCTGCGCGGCCTGCCCCAGCCACTGCGGCGGGCAGGCCGGCAGTTGATTAATAGCCGGGATTCTGGCTCAGACCAGAGTTCACGTCGCGCTCCGACTGCGGAATGGGCAGCAGCACGTTATGAGGCTTCACGCCCTTGGCCTTGAGCTGGGGCGAGGTGAGCAGCTCACCGGTGCGCTTCATATCAAACCAACGGTCCATTTCGAAGGCCAGCTCGTACTTACGCTCCCGCCACACGGCCCGCTTGAAGTCCTCGGCACTGATGCCGGCGGCAATGTCGCGGTTGGTAGCCCCACCAAAAGCGCGGCGGCGTACCGTGTTGATGGCGTTCAGGCCTTCGGCATTCGGGCCAACAGCCTCCGCCAAAATCAGGTATACCTCCGCCAGGCGCATCACCGGAATGTTCAGCTCCGAGTCCCAAACGTTGGTGTTGACTTTACCTATAAACCACTTTTTCACCCCGTAGCCGTTCGGCGAGCCTGGCAGGGAGCTGGGCTGCACGCGGCCGTCAGGATACTTGTCGCCGGGCATCCAGATGGTCACCTCCCGGCGTGTGTCGCCGGTCTCGTAGCCTTCCACGAAGTCGGGCTCCGGAATGTTGAAGCCGTAGCCGCCCTGGGGTACGATACCCTGGCCGCGGGGGCCCATGAACTCGTTGCCGCTCCAGCCCAGTCCATCCTGGGTCCACTGGTTGCGGCCCGCAATGTACTGCACTTCAAACATCGACTCCTTGCCGTTCTCGTTGGCTACCTTGAAGTTGTCGCCGTAGTTAGCCCACAATGACTTGCCGCTGGAGCTGATGATGTTGCGGGCCTGGGTGGCCGCCTCCGACATTTTGCCTTCGGTCAGATACACCTTGGCCAGCAGCGCTGCCGCCGACCACTTGGTAGCCCGCCCGATATCCTCACCGCTGTAGGAAGCGGGCAGCTTGTTCATGGCGTCGAGCAGGTCGGCTTCAATCTGGGCGTAGACCTGGGAAACGGGGGTGCGAGGAACGTTCACCTCGGCCGTCGTTTTAGGCGGCTTGGTGAGCAGGGGCACGTCGCCGAAAGCCCGCACCAGGTCGAAGTAGTACTTGGCCCGCAGAAACTCAGCTTCGCCGATGCTGCGTGTCTGGATGGCGGGGTCAATGCTCATGCCCGGCACCTTTTCCAGCACGATGTTGGCGCGGCCAATACCGACGTAGCAGCTGCCCCACAGGCGCGTGGTCAGAACGTTGGTCGTGGGAATGTTGAAGTTGTC belongs to Hymenobacter cellulosilyticus and includes:
- a CDS encoding RagB/SusD family nutrient uptake outer membrane protein, giving the protein MSTFTKYSGSALLLTLGLLTSCGEKFLEEAPTDQVTDANFYKTTTDAIQATNAVYSELSKAGQYNSALWGIGDIGSDLSTTGGGGGGDGLEQQQLDNFNIPTTNVLTTRLWGSCYVGIGRANIVLEKVPGMSIDPAIQTRSIGEAEFLRAKYYFDLVRAFGDVPLLTKPPKTTAEVNVPRTPVSQVYAQIEADLLDAMNKLPASYSGEDIGRATKWSAAALLAKVYLTEGKMSEAATQARNIISSSGKSLWANYGDNFKVANENGKESMFEVQYIAGRNQWTQDGLGWSGNEFMGPRGQGIVPQGGYGFNIPEPDFVEGYETGDTRREVTIWMPGDKYPDGRVQPSSLPGSPNGYGVKKWFIGKVNTNVWDSELNIPVMRLAEVYLILAEAVGPNAEGLNAINTVRRRAFGGATNRDIAAGISAEDFKRAVWRERKYELAFEMDRWFDMKRTGELLTSPQLKAKGVKPHNVLLPIPQSERDVNSGLSQNPGY